The Candidatus Methylomirabilis tolerans DNA window CCATGAACAACCGAAGCATGTCAGCTCCCGTACATTCAGGCATGGGATGATGCGTTTCTTCGTCATCGTGAATCAATGTGCTTAGCGTATCTAATAGCCCATACAGGGGATGGTGTTCGTTATCACCGATTTCATTTAACAGCTCGTTGAGCCGCTTAATCGCTGAGTCGTATTCGCGCTCATTGTCCCAAAAGTCTCCTCAGTGGTCATTGAGAGGAAGCCGCAGCGACCGCGGCAATCTCACTGTAGTATTCTGCGTCATGGTATTGGGCCGGTAAGACCAGGGAGATTGCTTCGCCTATGCCTCGCAATGACGAGCGGGGGGGTGATGGTCTGGGGTTCCTGTGTAACTCAAAGCTCCGGTGCCTGCTCGCGTCGCCATTTAGAAAAGTCACGAGCACCGTGAAGAAAGGCGCGGATGATCACTCTGTCCTCATACACCTTATACAACATGCGGTAGTCGTACACGAGCAACTCACGGAGGGCTGAGTCGCCGACTTCCTTTACCATTCGGCCTCGTTCCGCAAGTGTCGAGAGACTTGCAGCCGTATCCAGAGCACGAGTGAGTACACGGACCGCACCGTCTGGCGATTCCTGCGAGATGTACGCGACAACCTCGTCGAGCGCTTGACGCGCCGACTCGGCCCAGATTACCCGGCGCGTCCGAGCAGCCACTTGCGGCGCAACTCTGCGTCAACCTGTTCGTGGGGAACAGTCCGACCCGCCTTCTCGTCCCCTTCGCCACGGGCGGCGGCTTGCACGACATAGAGGTGGTATTGCACGTCGTCGAGGGTGCAATCGTCCGGGAGACGATCCAAAAGCGCCCGCACTGTGTCTTTGGCTGTCATGAAAACTCCTCTCCTTCCTACTATCTATCCTCAAGCATACAAGCCCGCGACCGCGAACTCAACCGTGTCGAATCCGGGAGCGCCCGTTTGGCGGGCTAACACCGGATCTCACCGACGTACGGCGGCGCGTCCGCGGGAAGCCGCCGGTTCGACCTTCCGCTGTCGCTTCTTGACGATAGCGGCCGGCCCGCGCAGCGCTTCATTGACCGTGTCGTGATCTGGGAAATAACTCCGCTACGTCGGGATCAATGACGACCACGTTCGCGCCTTCGGCGTATCGTTTGGCATGCTCACCTCGCACGCCGCCGCTGAAATCGTACTCTTCCAGCATGTCGGGGTCACGCTTTGCTCTCTTCATGTGTCACCCTTTCATAGTTGGTTGCGAGCCTCGTGCTGATGAGTCGTATTCGGTCACCCCGTTCAGTATGTACAACGACCACGAGACGATTTCGTTCGATGGGAGTGGCCAAGCAGAACGAAGCGCTCTTCGTCTTCAGAATGCAGGGGATCGTCGATCGTCTTCGACAGGGGATCCTGGAATGCCGTACTGGCCTCATCGAGGAGACTCCGTGCATTGCGAGGTTCCTGCGAGCCTTCTTCAGGCCCATTCAAACACCAAGGCTATCGGATGTCAACCATCCTTCATAACTCGCTGATTTGTCCAGCGTGGGGTATGGCTCGTGACCTCCAGGATGTGGGGGCCTGGTGCTCGTCGATCCGCGGTAACGGCTTTATCGCTCGCCTGCCCAGGATGTCGCTTGCAAAGAAGCACCCAGCGGTTTCAAGAATATCGGATAGTTACGGCTCGATAGGTGCCCGGTACCTTTTCACATCACCATGTGTAACCCATGTTCCTCGACTTTTTGTTACCTATCTCCCCGATCGGTAACATCTTCATTCGACATGCGCTGTGTCCTCAGAAGAGGATATTCTCTTGGAAGACTATGCCGTTATACTCAACTACCACATCGCCTAGTGCCGCAAATTGCTGGCTGTATCGGGCTTTGATGTTTCCAATCTTGTGCTCCAGTGCCCGGAACTCGGGCGCAACTATCTCCGGCTCGGACTTACCAAAGACAGATGAATGCTTGAGTACACCGTCCAGGACCCACTGGTAGTAAACCCAGTCCCACGTGAACTCCTTACAAAACCGATGGTAGAGATCCTGCTCGAGTCGCCTCTTCACCCTATCCCTGTCCGGCTCCCTTACAAGGGCGTCAATGTCAATTCCATCGTAAACACCACCTACCCGAGGTTGACCATCGATTCGTTTTGACAGTTCGTAATAAATCTCCTCATACTCCTTCACTTGATTTTCAATCTTCTTAACCGACCGCCGCTGAGGAGCCCTCAGTTTCCGGATGCGGAACGGCTTACCATTGAAGCTGGTATTCATTTCTCTCATTATGATGACGTCTGGCTCAATCGCCAGATCCACAAACACACTCTTCCTTCCGCCGGCGATTCTCCAGATCTTGAGCGCGCTACCGGAGTATCTCATATCCCAGATATCGTCTGTAGAGATCAATAGCTCATTTTGTTTGATTAGGTATACCGGCATACCACTGCCAAGACCAACTATGACGGACAATCCCAATGTCCCTAATGTTGTGTCAATCGACATGAGTGAATGGCCACCAGGGAGCCTGAACAAGGATCCTCTCTCTCCGTCGGCGATGAAGTTGCTGCCCACAAAGAAGGAGTAATGCTTCTTTGCCCCGAGAGGCAGCGTATCTTTCAAGATTTCTGGCCTCTTGGGTGTGGTCTTGTGCTGATATAGCTCATCTTTTGAGAAGACAGTCCCACCGTGCCCATGGATTCGCCTATGGCATTTGTCGCAAATTGGAATCATATACTCTGCATCATTAGAGAACCTCTTTGACCATTCCTCGATATGGTGAAATACTATCGGTATGGCACCACAGACGGAACAAGCAAACCTCGAGTGTTGTGCAAGAGAGCACCTGATGTCAGCCCTCAAACGCTCTCTCGCTCTACGTGAACAAGTTGACGAAGTCATAGTCACTTAACTTCAAGATTTAGGATACTCCTGCGGCTGGCTAACTGTTAAATGAGTCGCGTAAGACGACACCATGACTGACGACCTATCGCACCTTTGGCCCGCAGCCTTTCCCCCTCGAAAGTATCCCTAATAGTTGCGGCGATTGTCCCGCCTTTTCAAGGGGTTGTCAAGATTTGCTAGGACCTCCTCACCCTCGCCCTCTCCTCCAAAGGAGGCGAGGGGAGAACAAAAAACTTCCGCTTCGTACTCAGAGGGTACCGGGGAGACGAGGGGGAGAGTTTGTCAAAGACGGTGAGATTGCTTCGCTGCGCTCGCAATGACGGAAGCCCCCGGGGAGGCAACGACACTTGACAGGGGTGGGGGGGATTTGGTAACTGCTTACGGGAGATGGTGGTAAGTACCGGAAGGTGATGGGTGGTAGAAGACACGAGGTGGATGATGCCGATTTATGAATATGCGTGTGGCGGTTGCCAGAAGCGGGTGAGTGTGCTGGTTCGGAATATCAACAACCCTGATCCGCCCATCTGCCCCCGCTGTGGGGGTCGGGAATTGACGCGTCTGCTCTCCCGGTTCGCAGTGGTCAAGTCCGAAGAGAGCCGCTTCGATCGAATGGCTGACCCCAGCAATTTCGGCGATCTTGATGAGAATGATCCGAAGAGTGTCGCGCGCTGGGCTAAGCGGATGGGAAAAGAGATGGGCGAGGATGTCGGCGAGGACTTCGACCAGATGATGGAGGAGGCTGCAGAGAAAGAGGGGGCGACCGGAGGGGGAGCAGAGACCGAGGAGTAAACGACGGATACGCGCCCGGCCTTTCCGGGCCGCGTTTCACCTTGACAGTCGCTCGCCGTTTTGGATATAGTCGGCACGGATTGAAGGCACGTATCGGCTTCAATACACACGAGAAAGGCGGCAATGAAAAAGCGACATCTGTTAGCCCCTGGCCCGACTCCGGTCCTCCCGGAAGCCTTGCTGGCAATGGCCAGGCCGATCCTGTACCATCGTGGTCCGGAGTACGAAGCCCTTCTGGGCCGAGTCCGGGAGGGGCTTCAATTCCTCTTCCAAACCAAGAACGAGGTGCTGGTATTCACCTCATCCGGCACGGGTGGGATGGAAGGCGCGGTCGTGAATACGCTCTCGCCAGGCGACCGGGCCTTGGTCATCCGGAGCGGTAAGTTCGGTGAGCGCTGGGGGGAGATCTGTGAGGCCTACGGCCTTCAGCCGTCCTACATCGATGTGGACTGGGGACGCGCCGTAGAGCCTGATACTGTGGCGGCAGCTCTTGCGGCCGATCCCTCGATCAAGGCGGTCTTTGCCACGCACACTGAGAGTTCTACGGGCGTCCTGCACGATATTGAGACGATCGCCAGGATTGTCAAAAAGACGCCCGCCATCCTGGTCGTGGACGCCATTATGAGTTTGGGGGTGGCGAACCTGCCGATGGATGCCTGGGGGGTGGACGTGGTCGTGGGCGGCTCTCAGAAGGCGCTGATGATCCCGCCTGGCCTCGCCTTCTGCGGGGTGTCTGACAAGGCATGGGTTATGGTGCAGCGATCCCGCCTCCCAAAGTTCTACTTCAATTTTACGGCAGAGCGGAAGAGCCTGGAGAAGAACCAGAACAGTTTCACGCCGGCGGTCTCGTTGGTCGTGGCACTGGAGCAGTCTCTTGCCGCGATCAAGGCGGAGGGCCTTACCGCGCTCTTCGCGCGGCATGACCGGCTTGCGCGGGCGACTCGCGCCGGCGTCAGGGCGCTCGGACTTGAACTGTTCACCGAGCGGCCTACCCCAGCGTTGACCGCCATTACTGCCCCGCCGGGTATCGAGGCCGGTGCTATCGTGAAGAGGCTTCGAGCGGCCCACGGCATCACCATTTCCGGCGGACAGGCTCAACTCAAAGGGAAGATCTTCCGCCTGGCCCATCTGGGATATGCTGATGAATCCGACGTCGTCGTCTGCCTGGCGGCGCTGGAACGAACCCTCATCGACCTCGGGTATTCGTTGAAATTGGGCGAGGGGGTGCGGGCGGTCCAGGAGGTACTGGCTCAGGCAGGCTGAGAGCGCCTCCAGCGCTTCGCCTTTCTCCGGGACGGACAACAATATGGATGAACTCAGTCAAGAGAAACGAATACGAGTCCTCGTGACCGATGGTCTCTCGCCACGCGGCATTGAGGTGCTGCGCCAAGCCAAGGCGATCGAGGTCGATGAGCGGCCCAAGTTGAGCCCCGAGGCGTTGCAAGAGTGCATTGACAATTATGATGGCCTGATCGTCCGAAGCGCCACTAAGGTAAACGCACCGATCCTGCGGTCCGCGCACCGACTTAAGGTAGTCGGGAGGGCCGGCGTGGGGGTGGATAATATTGATGTCGAGGCGGCGACGGCTCGCGGGATCCTGGTGATGAATGCCCCGAGCGGCAATACCCTGGCCACCGCCGAGCATACCTTCTCGCTCCTGCTGTCCCTCGCCAAGAATATCCCACAGGCCACTGCCTCAATGAAGGGCGGCCGGTGGGAGAAAAGCGCGTTCCTCAGCGTCGAGGTGGGAGGCAAGACATTAGGGATTATCGGTTTGGGACGGATCGGATGCGAGGTCGCCAGACGCGCTAAAGGGTTCGCCATGCGCGTGATCGTCTCTGATCCCTTTGTCTCTGAGGAGGCTGCTATAGCGCTGGGGGTCGAACTGGTGGAACTCCCGGAGCTGTTCCGACGATCGGATTTTATTACGATCCACACCCCTATCACCCCGGAGACGTACCATCTCATCGATCGCGAGGCTATCGCACAGATGAAGACGGGGGTTCGGATCGTCAACTGCGCGAGGGGCGGAATCGTCGACGAGGCGGCGCTACATGAGGCGATGAAGGCCGGTAAGGTTGCCGGAGCGGCCCTGGATGTGTTTGAACAGGAGCCGGTCCAGAGCGCGCCGTTGTTGACGCTGAACAACTTTATCTGTACCCCGCACCTCGGCGCAGCGAGTGAAGAAGCGCAAGAGAATGTCGCCGTCGAGATCGCCGAGCAGGTGATTGAGTACCTCCAGAAGGGACTCATCAGGAACGCCGTCAATGCCCCGTCGATCGATCCGGCGGTGTACAAGGTGCTTCAGCCGTACCTCACCCTGTCCGAGAAACTGGGCCGCCTGGCCTCTCAGCTTGCCGAGGGGGGGCTGCGCCAGATTCGGATCGATTACCGGGGTGAGATTGCGGGCTACGACCCGGCGGCGCTCACTGCGTCCGTCATCAAGGGGGCGCTGGACCCCTTCCTGGGTGATGAGGTCAACTACGTCAACGCCCTGGCTCTAGCAAAAGGACGCGGCATCCGGATCATCGAGAGTAAGGTGCTGGAGGAAGCCGACTACGCGAGCCTCATCACCGTCTCGATCAAGGGCGACCGTGGCACGAGTGAGGTGGCAGGGACGCTCTTCAGCCGCCGCGAGCCAAGGGTCGTCCGGATCAACGAATTCCGGCTGGAAGCCATCCCCGAAGGGTACCTCCTGATCTTTTCCAACCTGGACGTACCAGGAGTCATCGGGACGATCGGTACCCTGCTTGGAAAACACCGGGTGAACATCGCCGGCATGCAGTTGGGGCGGGAGCAGCCTGGTGGCCGGGCCGTGTCTGTGGTGAATGTCGATAATCCTGTTCCCGCTCATGTCATCGACGAGATCCGGCGGCTCCCCAACATCGTCTTCGTCAAGCTTGTGAAGGCCTAAAAACAGCCGTCAGCGGCCAGCAGTCAGGAAAGGCTGAACGCTGAGCGCTGAACGCTGATCTCCCATGAGCGACTTCGAATATTCCTCCAAGACCGCTATCCCAAAAGGCGTCCGGGTCTTCCCACCGGAGGAGACCGCACTGCGCCGCTTGGCTGAGCGCCAGATCCTTACGGTCTTTGAACGATGGGGGTTCCACGAGGTCATCATCCCGACGTTTGAATACCTGGAGGTCTTTTCAGGGGACTCGGAGGGAGAGGGCGGAGACAAGATCTTCAAGTTCGTCGACCGGCAGACCGGCCGTCTACTGGCGCTGCGGTACGACCCGACCCCCCAGGTGGCGCGCCTTGCAGCGACCACGCTTCGGTACCGGCCCTTGCCGTTGCGTCTCTCGTATGTGACAAACATCTTTCGCTACGAAGCCCCTCAGTCCGGTCGACAGCGCGAATGTGTCCAGCTTGGGGTAGAGCTGATCGGGCTGCAGCGTCCGGAGGCCGATGCCGAAATGGTGGCGATGGCGGTGGAGGGATGCCGGGCTCTCGGCCTGCAGCGCTTTCAGATCGATGTCGGTCAGATCGAATATGTGCGGGGGCTTGTCGATGCCCTTGGGCCTGCACCCGATCGACGCCGAGCGCTTGTTTCGGCCATCGACAGGAAAGATACCCTCGAGATCGAGCTGCTCCTGCGAGGGCTGGACGCGGACGACAAGTCCAAGCAGGCTGTCCTGGATCTGCCGACGCTCTACGGAGGGAAGGAGGTCCTGGCTCGCGCGCAGGACTTGGCGCCCAACCGGCGATCGCAGGAGGCCTTGAAAAACCTCGCTCAGGTCTATGAGGTCCTGGAGCAGTACGGTCTGGCGGACCAGGTGATTATCGATCTTGGCGAAGCGAGGGCCTTCGAGTATCATACCGGCGTAACCTTTACGGCATTTGCGCAGGGCCTGGGCTCGGAGATTTCACGCGGTGGCCGGTACGACGATCTGATCGGTGGGTTCGGCTACCCCTGCCCCGCCACCGGTTTCGCCTTCGACATGGAGAAAGTCCTGGAGGCTGTGGCTGCAGAGGGTCGGCCTTCCATTGTGACCGGCCAGAGATTTCTGATTATCGATTTTAACCCCGACAAACGGTATGCCCTTCGCATCGCTCGGCTTCTGCGGGAACAGGGCTACTCGGCGGCACGGGATATCATTAAGCGGGACCTACAAGGCTCATTTGACTATGCGATAGCGTCCGGGATCGGCCGAGCGATCGTGCTGGGCTTACCTCATTTGCCTCAGGACGAGTTGCTCATCAGGGATCTGGCCTCCGGGGCTGAGGAGCGGGTCCCGGTCGAGCGGTTTTGTGGCGAGGTCGAACGTGGAGAACGGCGATGGCCAATGTAATTGTTGTCGGTACACAGTGGGGCGATGAAGGGAAGGGGAAGATCGTTGATCTTCTCTCAGAGTATTTCGATGCGGTGGCCCGGTACCAGGGTGGGACCAACGCCGGCCATACGGTCGTGGTGGAGGAGGAGAAGATCGTCCTGCACCTGGTCCCCTCAGGCGTGCTGAGGAAGGGGAAGGCCTGTATACTGGGGAACGGCGTGGTCATTGATCTGACCGCCCTCATCCAGGAAATGGATCAGCTCAGAAAGCTGCACGTGAAGATCGAGGAGAACTTCTTTATCAGTAAGAACGCGCATCTGGTGCTTCCCTACCATAAGATCCTGGACGTCGAGCTGGAGCGGCTCCGAGAGGGTCGACCGATCGGGACTACTGGACGCGGGATCGGTCCGGCCTATGTCGATAAGATGGCGAGGACAGGGATCCGGGTGGGCGATCTGATCGACCGCGACCTCTTCAAGGAGCGGCTCCGCAGTAACCTTGAAGAGAAGCGAGCCCAGTTCCCGCAGCATCAGGAACTGCAGGAGCTGGATCACGAAAAGATGGCGGCGGAGCAACTTGAGCAATTCGAGCGCATTCGCGGTTTCGTGGTGGACAGCTCCCTCGTCATTTACGATCTGATCAAAACTGGGAAGAGTGTCCTGTTTGAGGGGGCGCAGGGGACCCTCCTGGACGTCGATCTCGGTACCTACCCCTACGTTACCTCATCGAGCGCCACAGCCGGAGGCGCCTGCACCGGGATTGGGGTGAGTCCGCTCACGATCGACGGCGTCCTCGGCGTCACCAAGGCCTATACGACGCGCGTCGGCGAGGGTCCGATGCCGACGGAGCTGACGGATGCGATCGGTCAGATGCTACAGACACGGGGGCAGGAGTTTGGGGCCACAACGGGGCGCCCGAGGCGCTGCGGCTGGTTCGATGCCGTTGCCGTCAGGTACAGCGCCAGGATCAACGGCCTCTCGGCCCTCGCCCTCATGAAGCTGGACGTCCTGGATGCCTGTGACTCGATCCGGATCTGCACGAGTTACCGCTGTAACGGCGCGATCCTTCGAGAATTTCCGAACGAGACCGGTCTTCTGCAGGCGTGTGAACCGATCTATGAAGAGGTGCCAGGCTGGAACGAGAGCATTGCCGGCATCACCTCATACAAGCGCCTGCCGCCCAACTGCCGGGCCTATATCGAGCGGATTGAGGGGCTGACAGGGGTCAAGGCGGGGCTCATCTCCACAGGGCCCCGGCGGGACCAGACGATCCTTCGCTCAACGCCGGCCTTGCGGCAGTGGGGGCTGACACGCTAAGCTTCCTCTGGATCGCCGTACCGCAAGCTTTCTGCATAACGACCCGTTAGCTCAGTTGGCAGAGCTCCTGCCTTTTAAGCAGGGAGTCTCGGGTTCGAGTCCCGAACGGGTCACCAATCTTTTCAATCACTTCCAACGCATCAATCGGTTGAACCTCTTGCGTGGTTGCGCGGGGGTTGCGGATTGTTGCGGTGTCAAGGCGGTCCACAGCGGCCTGATTCGCACCCGGAATCAGATGGCCGTAGGTGTCGACGGTCAACTGGATCGACGCATGGCCGAGCTGGTCTTTCACGTAGGCAATGCTCTCCCTGTTCTGCAGGAGCAGGCTGGCGAACGTATGGCGGAGCAGGTGGGGGTGGATCTGCCGGAGCCCGGCTTCTTGACAGCACGGATTGACCAGCCGTCTACGCACATTGCTTTCTTGGAGCCGCCTGTCCACAGCATTGCGAAAAATCGGCTCTTCTGGGTCAAGTTCGCGGCCCTGGATCGCGAGTTCTGCACGGCGGCTTTCCTTGGCGTCCCGGAGAGCGTCCCGAAGCTGAAGCGACATGTCGACGCGCCGAACGCGGCGGCTCTTCGTGAAAACGAGGCGGCCTCGTGTCCACTGGCGGCGCACTTCGATGAATCGGCCATGGAAATCCAGATCGCCCCACTGTAGCCCCATCAGCTCACCGAGTCGCAGGCCCGTGCGAACTGCGGTGAGGAGAAACAGGTAGAACGATGGTGCGACTTCCTTCAAGCGC harbors:
- a CDS encoding adenylosuccinate synthase; amino-acid sequence: MANVIVVGTQWGDEGKGKIVDLLSEYFDAVARYQGGTNAGHTVVVEEEKIVLHLVPSGVLRKGKACILGNGVVIDLTALIQEMDQLRKLHVKIEENFFISKNAHLVLPYHKILDVELERLREGRPIGTTGRGIGPAYVDKMARTGIRVGDLIDRDLFKERLRSNLEEKRAQFPQHQELQELDHEKMAAEQLEQFERIRGFVVDSSLVIYDLIKTGKSVLFEGAQGTLLDVDLGTYPYVTSSSATAGGACTGIGVSPLTIDGVLGVTKAYTTRVGEGPMPTELTDAIGQMLQTRGQEFGATTGRPRRCGWFDAVAVRYSARINGLSALALMKLDVLDACDSIRICTSYRCNGAILREFPNETGLLQACEPIYEEVPGWNESIAGITSYKRLPPNCRAYIERIEGLTGVKAGLISTGPRRDQTILRSTPALRQWGLTR
- the hisZ gene encoding ATP phosphoribosyltransferase regulatory subunit codes for the protein MSDFEYSSKTAIPKGVRVFPPEETALRRLAERQILTVFERWGFHEVIIPTFEYLEVFSGDSEGEGGDKIFKFVDRQTGRLLALRYDPTPQVARLAATTLRYRPLPLRLSYVTNIFRYEAPQSGRQRECVQLGVELIGLQRPEADAEMVAMAVEGCRALGLQRFQIDVGQIEYVRGLVDALGPAPDRRRALVSAIDRKDTLEIELLLRGLDADDKSKQAVLDLPTLYGGKEVLARAQDLAPNRRSQEALKNLAQVYEVLEQYGLADQVIIDLGEARAFEYHTGVTFTAFAQGLGSEISRGGRYDDLIGGFGYPCPATGFAFDMEKVLEAVAAEGRPSIVTGQRFLIIDFNPDKRYALRIARLLREQGYSAARDIIKRDLQGSFDYAIASGIGRAIVLGLPHLPQDELLIRDLASGAEERVPVERFCGEVERGERRWPM
- the serA gene encoding phosphoglycerate dehydrogenase encodes the protein MRVLVTDGLSPRGIEVLRQAKAIEVDERPKLSPEALQECIDNYDGLIVRSATKVNAPILRSAHRLKVVGRAGVGVDNIDVEAATARGILVMNAPSGNTLATAEHTFSLLLSLAKNIPQATASMKGGRWEKSAFLSVEVGGKTLGIIGLGRIGCEVARRAKGFAMRVIVSDPFVSEEAAIALGVELVELPELFRRSDFITIHTPITPETYHLIDREAIAQMKTGVRIVNCARGGIVDEAALHEAMKAGKVAGAALDVFEQEPVQSAPLLTLNNFICTPHLGAASEEAQENVAVEIAEQVIEYLQKGLIRNAVNAPSIDPAVYKVLQPYLTLSEKLGRLASQLAEGGLRQIRIDYRGEIAGYDPAALTASVIKGALDPFLGDEVNYVNALALAKGRGIRIIESKVLEEADYASLITVSIKGDRGTSEVAGTLFSRREPRVVRINEFRLEAIPEGYLLIFSNLDVPGVIGTIGTLLGKHRVNIAGMQLGREQPGGRAVSVVNVDNPVPAHVIDEIRRLPNIVFVKLVKA
- a CDS encoding alanine--glyoxylate aminotransferase family protein gives rise to the protein MKKRHLLAPGPTPVLPEALLAMARPILYHRGPEYEALLGRVREGLQFLFQTKNEVLVFTSSGTGGMEGAVVNTLSPGDRALVIRSGKFGERWGEICEAYGLQPSYIDVDWGRAVEPDTVAAALAADPSIKAVFATHTESSTGVLHDIETIARIVKKTPAILVVDAIMSLGVANLPMDAWGVDVVVGGSQKALMIPPGLAFCGVSDKAWVMVQRSRLPKFYFNFTAERKSLEKNQNSFTPAVSLVVALEQSLAAIKAEGLTALFARHDRLARATRAGVRALGLELFTERPTPALTAITAPPGIEAGAIVKRLRAAHGITISGGQAQLKGKIFRLAHLGYADESDVVVCLAALERTLIDLGYSLKLGEGVRAVQEVLAQAG
- a CDS encoding zinc ribbon domain-containing protein, whose translation is MPIYEYACGGCQKRVSVLVRNINNPDPPICPRCGGRELTRLLSRFAVVKSEESRFDRMADPSNFGDLDENDPKSVARWAKRMGKEMGEDVGEDFDQMMEEAAEKEGATGGGAETEE
- a CDS encoding helix-turn-helix domain-containing protein, which translates into the protein MKRLNELLNEIGDNEHHPLYGLLDTLSTLIHDDEETHHPMPECTGADMLRLFMEEHGLNQTDLSDIDSQGVVSEILNGRRELNIRQVRLLAKRFQVSPAVFI
- a CDS encoding type II toxin-antitoxin system RelE/ParE family toxin; this encodes MAARTRRVIWAESARQALDEVVAYISQESPDGAVRVLTRALDTAASLSTLAERGRMVKEVGDSALRELLVYDYRMLYKVYEDRVIIRAFLHGARDFSKWRREQAPEL